The DNA window GGTCTGTTCGTCGACGGCTACCGCCCGGCGAAGTCGACCACGAACGCCCGGCCGTGGGAGTTCTGGCAGGCGAACCGGCTCGACGCTCGGCAGACGATCGCGACGCGGGGCGCGCTGGAATTCGGCGCGTCCTACGTGCTGGTTCTGCCTGGCGAGCCGGCCCCGCTGATCCGGCCGCTGTCGCCGCTGAAGACGATCGCCTTCTACGAAGACGACGACGACGAATGGCCGGTGCACGGGCTCCGCATCAAGGGCCGCTCGGCGGACGGCGCGCAGCTCTTCGAGGTCTACGACGACCAGGCCGTGCACCTGCTCGCCCGGCCGAAGGACCGGAGCCGGCTCACGCTGATCCGCTCCGACGCGCACGGACTCGGCGTGTGCCCGCTGGTCCGCTTCCGCGACCGGCTCGACGGCGAGAACCGGGGCGTGATCGCCCCGCTGATCGTCCTTCAGGACCGGATCAACGAAGCGGTCTTCGCCCTGATGATCGCGCTTCAGTACGCGTCGTTCCGCCAGCGCTGGGCAACGGGCCTGTCGATTCCGATCGAGGAAGACGAAGACTCGCCCCTGTTCGGCCAGCCGATCGAGCCGTTCCAAGCGGCCATTGACCGGCTCTGGGTTTCGGACAGCCCTGACGCCAAGTTCGGATCGTTCGATCAGACCGACGTGACTGGGCATCTGGAAACGTACGGTTCCGGCGTCCGCACCCTGGCCGCCATCGCGCAGCTCTCCCCTCACGTGCTGCTCGGCGACCTGGTCAACCTGAGCGCGGACGCGCTCGCCGCCGCCGAGGCCGCGACGCAACGGAAGATCGGCGAGTACGAGACGATCTTCGGTGAGAGCTGGGAGCAGACGC is part of the Micromonospora sp. WMMD980 genome and encodes:
- a CDS encoding phage portal protein — protein: MSVVGLAEDLISQHAALTSDPNKGNGYVARYLRGEHDPPYAPRGAKAEYKALARKSITNWLPLISETYVKGLFVDGYRPAKSTTNARPWEFWQANRLDARQTIATRGALEFGASYVLVLPGEPAPLIRPLSPLKTIAFYEDDDDEWPVHGLRIKGRSADGAQLFEVYDDQAVHLLARPKDRSRLTLIRSDAHGLGVCPLVRFRDRLDGENRGVIAPLIVLQDRINEAVFALMIALQYASFRQRWATGLSIPIEEDEDSPLFGQPIEPFQAAIDRLWVSDSPDAKFGSFDQTDVTGHLETYGSGVRTLAAIAQLSPHVLLGDLVNLSADALAAAEAATQRKIGEYETIFGESWEQTLRLAALAAGDQRSALDLSAQVRWRDTEARSLAVAVDALGKMVTMLAVPAEAAWERIPGVTDQDIERWRGMASSADGLAQLADALTRQSATPALPAEPAQPAIGA